In the genome of Streptomyces collinus, one region contains:
- the mreD gene encoding rod shape-determining protein MreD — MRVNRILLSSALVVVALVIQVSVLARLHLPGAVPDLLLLTVLGLALVYGHVGGALVGFGAGLLADLAPPADHAAGRYALVLCVIGYLAGLVKPETGRLKSATGPMAVVFAAAVGSTLLYAGVGALVGDTAARHVGLGSLLFTAALYDLLLAPFVVPGIMALARRAENDPLAESTSAAAKATDFSSGWLSGGTGLKIGSQRNGLRVKAARARMARAGRIKGVKRL, encoded by the coding sequence ATGCGCGTCAACCGGATCCTGCTCTCCTCCGCCCTGGTCGTCGTCGCCCTGGTGATCCAGGTCAGCGTCCTCGCCCGCCTGCACCTGCCGGGCGCCGTGCCCGACCTGTTGCTGCTCACCGTGCTCGGCCTCGCGCTGGTGTACGGGCACGTGGGCGGCGCCCTCGTCGGCTTCGGCGCGGGCCTGCTCGCCGACCTGGCCCCGCCCGCCGACCACGCCGCCGGGCGCTACGCCCTGGTGCTGTGCGTCATCGGCTACCTCGCGGGCCTGGTGAAACCCGAGACGGGCCGGCTCAAGTCCGCGACCGGCCCCATGGCCGTGGTGTTCGCCGCCGCAGTCGGCTCCACCCTGCTGTACGCCGGGGTCGGCGCCCTCGTCGGGGACACCGCCGCCCGCCATGTGGGCCTCGGCAGCCTGCTGTTCACGGCCGCCCTGTACGACCTGCTGCTCGCCCCCTTCGTCGTGCCGGGGATCATGGCCCTGGCCCGGCGCGCCGAGAACGATCCGCTCGCCGAGTCGACCTCGGCCGCGGCCAAGGCCACGGACTTCTCCTCCGGCTGGCTCTCCGGCGGCACCGGACTGAAGATCGGCAGCCAGCGCAACGGGCTGCGTGTGAAGGCCGCCCGGGCGCGGATGGCACGCGCCGGGCGCATCAAGGGGGTCAAGCGGCTGTGA
- a CDS encoding rod shape-determining protein gives MSFIGRDMAVDLGTANTLVYVRGRGIVLNEPSVVAINTNTGGILAVGAEAKKMIGRTPGNIVAVRPLKDGVIADFEITERMLRYFILKIHKRRYLARPRVVVCVPSGITGVERRAVIEASSQAGARQVHIIEEPMAAAIGSGLPVHEATGNMVVDIGGGTTEVAVISLGGIVTAQSIRVAGDELDNAIIQHIKKEYSLLLGERTAEQIKITIGSAYDLDSDEHTEIRGRDLVSGLPKTVVISAAEVRKAIEEPVNAIVDAVKTTLDKCPPELSGDIMDRGIVLTGGGALLRGLDERLRRETGMPIHIAEDPLDSVALGSGKCVEEFEALQQVLDAQPRR, from the coding sequence ATGTCGTTCATCGGCCGTGACATGGCTGTCGACCTCGGGACCGCCAACACGCTGGTGTACGTCAGGGGTCGCGGGATCGTACTCAATGAGCCGTCCGTCGTCGCGATCAACACCAACACCGGTGGCATCCTCGCGGTCGGCGCCGAAGCGAAGAAGATGATCGGGCGCACGCCCGGCAACATCGTTGCCGTGCGTCCGCTGAAGGACGGCGTGATCGCCGACTTCGAGATCACCGAGCGGATGCTCCGCTACTTCATCCTGAAGATCCACAAGCGGCGGTATCTGGCTCGTCCGCGGGTCGTCGTCTGTGTGCCCTCGGGCATCACGGGCGTCGAGCGCCGCGCCGTCATCGAGGCGTCGTCCCAGGCCGGCGCCCGCCAGGTGCACATCATCGAGGAGCCCATGGCCGCGGCCATCGGATCCGGCCTGCCGGTCCACGAGGCCACGGGCAACATGGTGGTCGACATCGGCGGCGGCACCACGGAGGTCGCGGTCATCTCCCTCGGCGGCATCGTCACCGCCCAGTCCATCCGCGTCGCGGGCGACGAACTGGACAACGCGATCATCCAGCACATCAAGAAGGAATACTCCCTCCTGCTGGGTGAGCGCACGGCCGAGCAGATCAAGATCACGATTGGTTCGGCGTACGACCTCGACTCCGACGAGCACACCGAAATCCGCGGCCGGGACCTCGTCTCCGGGCTGCCGAAGACCGTGGTCATCTCCGCCGCCGAAGTCCGCAAGGCGATCGAGGAGCCGGTCAACGCGATCGTCGACGCCGTCAAGACGACCCTCGACAAGTGCCCGCCGGAGCTGTCCGGCGACATCATGGACCGAGGAATCGTTCTGACCGGCGGCGGAGCGCTGCTGCGGGGTCTCGACGAGCGGCTGCGCCGGGAGACCGGCATGCCGATCCACATCGCCGAGGACCCGCTGGACAGCGTGGCGCTCGGATCCGGAAAGTGCGTCGAGGAGTTCGAGGCGCTCCAGCAGGTGCTGGACGCCCAGCCGCGCAGATGA
- a CDS encoding CYTH and CHAD domain-containing protein, which translates to MADSKREIERKYESADSGLPDLTGANGVAAVVDKGVAHLDATYYDTGDERLAASSVTLRRRTGGTDAGWHLKFPVAPGIRDEIHAPLSDTLPDDLAALVRSRVRDSELLPVVRLRSDRDVRHLLDADGRLLAEVSVDTVHAERLTGRGGEARWTEIEVELADGGDPALLDKVEKRLRKAGVRPSASSSKLARALEETAPGKRRKSPHVRRPVTAGDHVLAYVRTQRDAIVELDPAVRRDAEDSVHSMRVATRRMRSTFKSFGTILDRAVTDPVADELKWLAGELGLDRDREVLTERLTTAVDEVPAGLVRGPVTERLHAWSSAEHGGARGRLLGVLDSRRYLALLDTLDALIADPPLLKAAAKEPRKPIAKAVRKDFRKVSGLIGQAADLEPGTDRDVALHEARKKAKRTRYAAEAARPVLGKPAKTMVKSMKALQNLLGEHQDSVMARQALRELSAVAHAAGESAFTYGLLHEREEQRAVRVEAELPGFWAGIKDHAADL; encoded by the coding sequence ATGGCGGACAGCAAGCGCGAGATCGAGCGGAAGTACGAGTCGGCGGACAGCGGACTGCCCGACCTGACCGGAGCCAACGGGGTCGCGGCCGTCGTCGACAAGGGTGTGGCCCACCTCGACGCCACCTACTACGACACCGGAGACGAACGCCTCGCGGCGTCGTCCGTCACCCTGCGCCGCCGCACCGGCGGTACCGACGCCGGCTGGCACCTGAAGTTCCCGGTCGCCCCGGGCATCCGCGACGAGATCCACGCCCCGCTCTCCGACACCCTCCCCGACGACCTCGCCGCGCTGGTCCGCTCCCGGGTCCGCGACAGCGAGCTGCTGCCGGTGGTCCGGCTGCGCTCCGACCGCGACGTACGCCACCTGCTCGACGCCGACGGCCGGCTGCTCGCCGAGGTGAGCGTGGACACCGTGCACGCCGAGCGGCTCACGGGGCGCGGCGGAGAAGCACGGTGGACCGAGATCGAGGTGGAGCTCGCCGACGGGGGAGACCCGGCCCTCCTCGACAAGGTCGAGAAGCGGCTGCGCAAGGCGGGCGTACGACCGTCGGCATCGTCGTCGAAGCTGGCCCGCGCCCTGGAGGAGACGGCACCGGGCAAGCGGCGCAAGTCCCCGCACGTCCGGCGACCGGTGACGGCCGGAGACCATGTGCTGGCCTACGTGCGCACCCAGCGGGACGCGATCGTCGAGCTCGACCCCGCCGTCCGCCGGGACGCCGAGGACTCCGTGCACAGCATGCGGGTGGCCACCCGCCGGATGCGCAGCACCTTCAAGTCGTTCGGCACGATCCTCGACCGGGCCGTCACCGACCCCGTAGCCGACGAGCTGAAGTGGCTCGCCGGCGAGCTGGGCCTGGACCGGGACCGCGAGGTGCTGACCGAGCGGCTGACCACGGCCGTCGACGAGGTGCCCGCCGGCCTGGTCCGCGGCCCGGTCACCGAGCGCCTGCACGCCTGGTCCAGCGCCGAGCACGGCGGGGCCCGCGGCCGCCTCCTCGGGGTCCTGGACTCCCGCCGCTACCTGGCCCTGCTCGACACCCTGGACGCGCTGATCGCCGACCCACCGCTGCTCAAGGCGGCCGCCAAGGAGCCCCGCAAGCCGATCGCCAAGGCCGTGCGCAAGGACTTCCGCAAGGTGTCCGGGCTGATCGGGCAGGCGGCGGACCTGGAACCCGGCACCGACCGGGACGTCGCGCTGCACGAGGCGCGCAAGAAGGCCAAGCGCACCCGCTACGCGGCGGAGGCGGCCCGGCCCGTCCTCGGCAAGCCGGCCAAGACCATGGTCAAGTCCATGAAGGCGCTGCAGAACCTGCTCGGCGAGCACCAGGACAGCGTCATGGCCCGGCAGGCCCTGCGCGAGCTGTCCGCGGTCGCCCACGCGGCGGGGGAGAGCGCCTTCACCTACGGCCTCCTCCATGAGCGCGAGGAGCAGCGAGCGGTGCGCGTGGAGGCAGAACTGCCCGGGTTCTGGGCCGGGATCAAGGACCACGCGGCGGACCTCTGA
- the rodA gene encoding rod shape-determining protein RodA, whose translation MTGGVNSFQVSGYGPERSGWTRLLARDSVARRLDWPILLSAVALSLLGTLLVYSATRNRTELNQGDPYYFLVRHLLNTGIGLALMAGTIWLGHRALRTAVPVLYGFSLLLILLVLTPLGSTINGAHSWIKLPGGFSLQPSEFVKVTIILGMAMLLAARVDAGDKQYPDHRTVVQALGLATVPMLIVMLMPDLGSVMVMVIIVLGVLLASGASNRWVFGLLGAGTLGAVTVWQLGVLDDYQIARFAAFANPALDPAGVGYNTNQARIAIGSGGLTGSGLFHGSQTTGQFVPEQQTDFVFTVAGEELGFLGGGLIILLLGIVLWRACRIARETTDLYGTIVAAGIVAWFAFQTFENVGMTLGIMPVTGLPLPFVSYGGSSMFAVWIAVGLLQSIRVQRPMSA comes from the coding sequence ATGACCGGCGGAGTGAACAGCTTCCAGGTCTCCGGCTACGGACCCGAACGCTCCGGCTGGACCCGACTGCTCGCCCGTGACTCGGTGGCGCGGCGGCTCGACTGGCCCATCCTGCTGTCGGCCGTGGCCCTGTCGCTGCTCGGCACGCTCCTCGTCTACTCGGCGACCCGCAACCGCACGGAACTCAACCAAGGCGACCCGTACTACTTCCTCGTCCGGCACCTGCTGAACACCGGCATCGGCCTCGCCCTGATGGCCGGCACCATCTGGCTCGGCCACCGCGCCCTGCGCACGGCCGTCCCGGTCCTGTACGGCTTCTCGCTGCTGCTGATCCTGCTGGTGCTCACCCCGCTCGGCTCCACGATCAACGGCGCCCACTCCTGGATCAAGCTGCCCGGCGGTTTCTCGCTCCAGCCCTCGGAGTTCGTCAAGGTCACGATCATCCTGGGCATGGCCATGCTGCTGGCGGCCCGGGTCGACGCGGGCGACAAGCAGTACCCCGACCACCGCACGGTCGTGCAGGCGCTCGGCCTGGCCACCGTCCCCATGCTGATCGTCATGCTGATGCCCGACCTCGGGTCGGTCATGGTGATGGTCATCATCGTGCTCGGCGTGCTGCTGGCCTCCGGGGCGTCCAACCGCTGGGTGTTCGGCCTGCTCGGCGCGGGCACCCTCGGAGCGGTCACCGTCTGGCAGCTCGGCGTGCTCGACGACTACCAGATCGCCCGTTTCGCCGCCTTCGCCAACCCCGCACTCGACCCGGCCGGCGTCGGCTACAACACCAACCAGGCCCGCATCGCCATCGGTTCGGGAGGCCTGACCGGCTCCGGCCTCTTCCACGGCTCGCAGACCACCGGCCAGTTCGTCCCCGAACAGCAGACGGACTTCGTCTTCACCGTGGCAGGTGAGGAGCTGGGCTTCCTCGGCGGCGGCCTGATCATCCTGCTGCTCGGCATCGTCCTGTGGCGTGCCTGCCGCATCGCCCGGGAGACCACGGATCTGTACGGCACGATCGTGGCCGCCGGCATCGTCGCCTGGTTCGCCTTCCAGACGTTCGAGAACGTCGGCATGACGCTCGGCATCATGCCGGTCACCGGCCTGCCCCTGCCGTTCGTGTCCTACGGCGGATCATCGATGTTCGCCGTGTGGATAGCGGTGGGGTTGCTGCAGTCGATCCGGGTGCAACGACCGATGTCGGCCTGA
- the mrdA gene encoding penicillin-binding protein 2 — protein MTNIPETGRNSRVQIRLVVIQVLVLSLLLTLGGRLWYLQIREGAAYAKEASGNHVQQVVQPAVRGSILDARGVALADNETRLVVSASRTDLLKMKDDGKEVLTKLAKVLGMTPKEVQEKVRLCDAETPQPCWNGSPYQPIPITDEATAKQALQIRERAEDFPGITAEPEAVRRYPSPGKANTAQVLGYLSPVTDEEIKKAQNSNSPYLRSDQVGRSGLERQYDKALRGKAGVTRYEVDNLGRVIGQAEADPTHPGDNLVTSIDSRVQRIAEYQLNEAMKEARKQHDRNTGTNYKADSGAVVVMEAKTGRVVAMASNPTYDPNAWVGGISAKDYARLTGKSSNYPLLNRAIQGQSAPGSIFKVIPTAAAVNAGYSFNGPYECSSSYSIGGQVFKNFESKGYGPISLGRALEVSCDTVFYRLSHEEWKRDGGTKPKKNANDWFYKTAHQFGLGKETGIDLPNEVTGRVPDRQWKLDYWKANKDAWCRTGKRNGSYAEKIAYENCLEGNRMRAGDSVNYSIGQGDTLVTPIQMATIYSAISNGGTLYNPSVGKAVISADGKTVTPIKPEAHGKLPMSQKTRSEISDALAGVATRGTAAWRFGGWPQDKIPMHAKTGTAEVYGKQTTSWFATYTKDYSIVMTISQGGTGSGASGPAVRNIYNALYGVSEDGAIDPKKALLPTPQKALPKVRTDGTITSPKVPKDPAKDQKADKKDPNAPADPLQPVTSAPPSPENRDTRRRRRRGSRRCPA, from the coding sequence GTGACCAACATTCCCGAGACCGGCCGGAACTCACGTGTCCAGATCCGGCTCGTCGTCATCCAGGTCCTCGTCCTCTCCCTCCTGCTCACCCTCGGCGGGCGCCTCTGGTACCTCCAGATCCGCGAGGGCGCCGCCTACGCCAAGGAGGCCTCGGGCAACCACGTCCAGCAGGTCGTCCAGCCGGCCGTCCGCGGCTCGATCCTGGACGCCCGCGGCGTGGCCCTCGCCGACAACGAGACGCGGCTGGTGGTCTCCGCCTCGCGCACCGACCTGCTGAAGATGAAGGACGACGGCAAGGAAGTCCTCACCAAGCTCGCCAAGGTCCTGGGCATGACGCCCAAGGAGGTCCAGGAGAAGGTCCGGCTGTGCGACGCCGAGACGCCGCAGCCCTGCTGGAACGGCTCGCCCTACCAGCCCATCCCCATCACCGACGAGGCCACCGCCAAGCAAGCCCTCCAGATCCGCGAGCGCGCCGAGGACTTCCCCGGCATCACCGCCGAGCCTGAGGCCGTGCGCCGCTACCCGAGCCCCGGCAAGGCCAACACCGCCCAGGTCCTCGGCTACCTCTCGCCGGTCACCGACGAGGAGATCAAGAAGGCGCAGAACAGCAACTCGCCGTATCTCCGCTCCGACCAGGTCGGCCGCTCCGGCCTGGAGCGCCAGTACGACAAGGCGCTGCGCGGCAAGGCCGGCGTCACCCGCTACGAGGTCGACAACCTCGGCCGCGTCATCGGCCAGGCCGAGGCCGACCCGACCCACCCCGGCGACAACCTCGTCACCAGCATCGACTCCCGGGTCCAGCGGATCGCCGAGTACCAGCTGAACGAGGCGATGAAGGAAGCCCGCAAGCAGCACGACCGGAACACCGGCACCAACTACAAGGCCGACTCCGGCGCCGTCGTGGTGATGGAGGCCAAGACCGGCCGCGTCGTCGCCATGGCCTCGAACCCCACGTACGACCCGAACGCCTGGGTGGGCGGCATCTCCGCCAAGGACTACGCGCGGCTCACCGGCAAGAGCTCCAACTACCCGCTGCTCAACCGCGCCATCCAGGGCCAGTCGGCGCCCGGCTCCATCTTCAAGGTCATCCCGACGGCCGCCGCGGTCAACGCCGGTTACTCCTTCAACGGCCCCTACGAGTGCTCCAGCTCGTACTCGATCGGCGGCCAGGTCTTCAAGAACTTCGAGTCCAAGGGATACGGCCCGATCAGCCTCGGCCGCGCCCTGGAAGTCTCCTGCGACACGGTCTTCTACCGGCTCTCCCACGAGGAATGGAAGCGCGACGGCGGCACCAAGCCGAAGAAGAACGCCAACGACTGGTTCTACAAGACCGCCCACCAGTTCGGCCTCGGCAAGGAGACCGGCATCGACCTGCCCAACGAGGTCACCGGCCGCGTCCCCGACCGCCAGTGGAAGCTGGACTACTGGAAGGCCAACAAGGACGCCTGGTGCCGCACCGGCAAGCGCAACGGCAGCTACGCCGAGAAGATCGCCTACGAGAACTGCCTCGAAGGCAACCGCATGCGCGCCGGTGACTCCGTCAACTACTCCATCGGCCAGGGCGACACGCTCGTCACACCCATCCAGATGGCCACCATCTACTCGGCCATCTCCAACGGCGGCACCCTCTACAACCCCTCCGTCGGCAAGGCCGTCATCAGCGCCGACGGCAAGACCGTCACGCCCATCAAGCCCGAGGCGCACGGCAAGCTCCCGATGAGCCAGAAGACGCGCAGCGAGATAAGCGATGCCCTCGCGGGAGTCGCCACCCGCGGTACGGCCGCCTGGAGGTTCGGCGGCTGGCCGCAGGACAAGATCCCGATGCACGCCAAGACGGGTACGGCGGAGGTCTACGGCAAGCAGACGACCTCCTGGTTCGCCACGTACACCAAGGACTACTCGATCGTCATGACGATCTCCCAGGGTGGTACGGGTTCCGGCGCCTCGGGCCCCGCCGTCCGCAACATCTACAACGCGCTGTACGGCGTCTCCGAGGACGGCGCCATCGACCCGAAGAAGGCCCTGCTGCCCACCCCGCAGAAGGCCCTGCCGAAGGTCAGGACGGACGGCACCATCACCTCCCCGAAGGTCCCGAAGGACCCGGCCAAGGACCAGAAGGCCGACAAGAAGGACCCGAACGCCCCGGCGGACCCGCTCCAGCCGGTCACGTCGGCTCCGCCGTCACCCGAGAACCGTGACACCCGAAGGCGGCGGCGCCGGGGAAGCCGGAGGTGCCCCGCATGA
- the ndk gene encoding nucleoside-diphosphate kinase, giving the protein MSQRTLVLLKPDAVRRGLTGEIISRIERKAGWTITALELRTLDQETLEQHYGEHKGKPFYEPLVEFMASGPVVALIVEGERVIEGVRALAGPTDPIAAAPGSIRGDFGVIVRENLIHASDSEESAEREVKIFFPGRA; this is encoded by the coding sequence GTGAGCCAGCGCACCCTCGTCCTCCTCAAGCCCGACGCCGTCCGTCGCGGCCTGACCGGCGAGATCATCAGCCGCATCGAGCGCAAGGCGGGCTGGACGATCACCGCGCTGGAGCTGCGCACGCTGGACCAGGAGACGCTGGAGCAGCACTACGGCGAGCACAAGGGCAAGCCCTTCTACGAGCCACTGGTGGAGTTCATGGCCTCCGGCCCGGTCGTGGCGCTGATCGTCGAGGGTGAGCGGGTCATCGAGGGCGTGCGCGCGCTGGCCGGCCCGACCGACCCGATCGCCGCCGCCCCCGGCTCCATCCGCGGTGACTTCGGCGTCATCGTCCGGGAGAACCTGATCCACGCCTCCGACTCCGAGGAGTCCGCCGAGCGCGAGGTGAAGATTTTCTTCCCCGGCCGGGCGTAG
- the folC gene encoding bifunctional tetrahydrofolate synthase/dihydrofolate synthase, with translation MSELPPDHNADDQPDPLNAFDEIIAEETTRDPDLAVIEAGSRTLRTQGGPPDADIPTRPADPEVDKALREVETELATRWGETKLEPSVSRIAALMDVLGEPQRSYPSIHITGTNGKTSTARMIEALLGAFELRTGRYTSPHVQSITERISLDGAPIAPERFIETYQDIKPYVEMVDASQEYRLSFFEVLTGMAYAAFADAPADVAVVEVGMGGSWDATNVIDGDVAVVTPIDLDHTDRLGTTHAEIATEKAGIIKQGATVIMAQQPVDAAQVLLKKAVEVDATVAREGLEFGVVERQVAVGGQLVTLRGLGGEYPEVYLPLHGAHQAHNAAVALAAVEAFFGVGAQRADALDPDTVRKAFAAVASPGRLEVVRRSPTVVLDAAHNPAGARAAAEAIGEAFQFSRLIGVVGASGDKNVRGLLEAFEPVFAEVVITQNSSHRAMDADELAGIAVEVFGEERVQVEPRLPDALEAAITLAEEEGEFSGGGVLVTGSVITVGEARLLLGRG, from the coding sequence GTGAGCGAGCTCCCTCCAGACCACAACGCCGACGACCAGCCCGACCCCCTCAACGCCTTCGACGAGATCATCGCGGAGGAGACCACCCGCGACCCCGACCTCGCGGTCATCGAGGCCGGCAGCCGAACCCTGCGCACCCAGGGCGGCCCCCCGGACGCCGACATCCCCACGCGCCCCGCCGACCCCGAGGTCGACAAGGCCCTGCGCGAGGTCGAGACCGAGCTGGCCACCCGCTGGGGCGAGACGAAGCTGGAGCCCTCCGTCAGCCGTATCGCCGCGCTGATGGACGTGCTGGGTGAGCCGCAGCGGTCGTACCCGTCCATCCACATCACGGGCACGAACGGCAAGACCTCCACGGCCCGCATGATCGAGGCTCTGCTCGGCGCCTTCGAGCTGCGTACCGGCCGTTACACCTCGCCGCACGTGCAGTCGATCACCGAGCGCATCAGCCTGGACGGCGCTCCCATCGCGCCCGAGCGGTTCATCGAGACGTACCAGGACATCAAGCCGTACGTGGAGATGGTCGACGCCTCCCAGGAGTACCGGCTGTCCTTCTTCGAGGTGCTCACCGGCATGGCCTACGCGGCGTTCGCCGACGCCCCCGCCGACGTGGCCGTGGTCGAGGTCGGCATGGGCGGCTCCTGGGACGCGACGAACGTGATCGACGGGGACGTCGCCGTCGTCACGCCCATAGACCTCGACCACACCGACCGGCTCGGCACCACGCACGCCGAGATCGCCACGGAGAAGGCCGGCATCATCAAGCAGGGTGCGACGGTCATCATGGCGCAGCAGCCGGTCGACGCGGCGCAGGTGCTGCTGAAGAAGGCCGTCGAGGTGGACGCGACCGTGGCCCGGGAGGGGCTGGAGTTCGGTGTCGTCGAGCGGCAGGTGGCCGTCGGCGGGCAGCTGGTGACGCTGCGCGGGCTCGGCGGCGAGTACCCCGAGGTGTACCTGCCGCTGCACGGCGCACACCAGGCGCACAACGCGGCCGTCGCGCTCGCCGCCGTCGAGGCGTTCTTCGGCGTCGGTGCGCAGCGGGCCGACGCACTGGATCCGGACACGGTCCGCAAGGCCTTCGCCGCCGTGGCCTCGCCGGGCCGACTGGAGGTCGTGCGCCGGTCGCCGACGGTCGTGCTGGACGCCGCCCACAACCCGGCCGGTGCCCGGGCCGCGGCCGAGGCGATCGGCGAGGCGTTCCAGTTCAGCCGCCTCATCGGCGTGGTCGGCGCGAGCGGCGACAAGAACGTCCGGGGGCTGCTGGAGGCCTTCGAGCCGGTGTTCGCCGAGGTCGTCATCACGCAGAACTCCAGCCATCGCGCGATGGACGCCGACGAGCTCGCCGGTATCGCCGTGGAGGTGTTCGGCGAGGAGCGCGTCCAGGTCGAGCCGCGGCTGCCCGACGCCCTGGAGGCGGCCATCACGCTGGCCGAGGAGGAGGGCGAGTTCTCCGGCGGTGGTGTGCTCGTCACCGGTTCCGTCATCACCGTCGGCGAGGCCCGACTGCTCCTGGGGAGGGGCTGA
- the mreC gene encoding rod shape-determining protein MreC — translation MRDTRESRLLLVLLIAIAFALITVDIRGGEDSPVDGARQGAATVFGPIESGVSAAVDPIGNAVSAIRDSGERHDRLATLEAENAALKARLGSDDRSRSRLKQLDKMLKIAGQGQYGIKGAEVIAIGAAQGFSWTITIDVGANDGIKRDMTVLNGEGLVGRVTTVGPNTATVLLASDPDFTVGTRMESGDELGFASGQGDRPLRVELLNGKAEVKKGDRLVTFGSQADRPFVPGVPVGVVSRVDPSGGGLTRTLYVTPYAAFTKLDIVGVVVEAPKKNPRDTVLPPKPKPTPRPTVTVTVTPSPEAPVDGQNQQEQ, via the coding sequence GTGAGGGACACACGAGAGAGCCGGCTGCTCCTGGTGCTGCTGATCGCCATCGCGTTCGCGCTGATCACGGTGGACATCCGCGGCGGGGAGGACTCGCCCGTCGACGGTGCCCGGCAGGGCGCGGCAACGGTCTTCGGCCCGATCGAGAGCGGCGTCTCGGCCGCGGTCGACCCGATCGGCAACGCGGTCTCCGCCATTCGCGACTCCGGGGAGCGGCACGACCGGCTCGCCACGCTGGAAGCGGAGAACGCGGCCCTGAAGGCGCGACTCGGCAGCGACGACCGCAGCCGCAGCCGCCTCAAGCAGCTCGACAAGATGCTGAAGATCGCCGGCCAGGGCCAGTACGGCATCAAGGGCGCCGAGGTCATCGCCATCGGAGCCGCGCAGGGCTTCTCCTGGACCATCACCATCGACGTCGGCGCCAACGACGGCATCAAGCGCGACATGACCGTCCTGAACGGGGAAGGGCTCGTCGGCCGCGTCACCACCGTCGGGCCCAACACCGCCACGGTCCTGCTGGCCAGCGACCCCGACTTCACGGTCGGCACCCGGATGGAGTCCGGCGACGAGCTCGGCTTCGCCTCCGGGCAGGGCGACCGCCCGCTGCGCGTCGAACTCCTCAACGGCAAGGCCGAGGTGAAGAAGGGCGACCGCCTGGTCACCTTCGGCTCCCAGGCCGACCGGCCGTTCGTGCCCGGCGTGCCCGTCGGCGTGGTCTCCCGCGTCGACCCCTCCGGCGGCGGCCTGACCCGCACGCTCTACGTCACGCCGTACGCCGCCTTCACCAAGCTCGACATCGTCGGTGTCGTCGTCGAGGCCCCGAAGAAGAACCCACGTGACACGGTGCTCCCGCCCAAGCCCAAGCCCACCCCGAGGCCGACGGTGACGGTGACCGTGACGCCGTCCCCCGAGGCGCCCGTGGACGGCCAGAACCAGCAAGAGCAGTAG
- a CDS encoding DUF4233 domain-containing protein gives MRTLCSSTLIGEFFVIGFAGLVAMKDPDLSMTTVWTVSGIAMFLCLVLCGLVTRPGGVVLGWALQIALIASGFVVPSMFFLGAIFAALWWASVHYGRKVDEAKARFAAQAGSSTPDAA, from the coding sequence GTGCGCACGCTCTGTTCTTCGACCCTGATCGGCGAGTTCTTCGTCATCGGGTTCGCCGGTCTGGTCGCCATGAAGGACCCCGACCTGTCCATGACGACCGTGTGGACGGTCAGCGGCATCGCGATGTTCCTGTGCCTGGTGCTGTGCGGCCTGGTGACGCGCCCGGGCGGGGTCGTCCTCGGCTGGGCGCTGCAGATCGCGCTCATCGCGTCGGGGTTCGTCGTCCCGAGCATGTTCTTCCTGGGGGCGATCTTCGCGGCCCTGTGGTGGGCGTCGGTGCACTACGGCCGGAAGGTGGACGAGGCGAAGGCGAGATTCGCGGCCCAGGCGGGCTCCTCCACACCTGACGCTGCGTAA